One Vibrio penaeicida DNA segment encodes these proteins:
- a CDS encoding TfoX/Sxy family DNA transformation protein, whose product MDKPILKNSLKLFEPLGTIKSRSMFGGFGVFADDTMFALVVQNTLHIRADSKSAQKFEQQGLKPYVYKKRGFPVVTKYFALPETSWDNTNDIIEKASLALKVARTEKQKQAETKPTRLKDLPNLRLGTERMLKKAGISSVQELQNFGSVEAFKAIKQTHSSDVGLELLWALEGAINGTHWSVIPQDRRDELMKRLS is encoded by the coding sequence ATGGATAAACCAATACTTAAAAACTCATTGAAGCTATTTGAACCATTAGGGACGATAAAATCACGTTCTATGTTTGGTGGTTTTGGCGTTTTCGCCGATGACACTATGTTCGCCTTAGTCGTTCAAAACACTTTACACATCAGAGCTGACTCAAAAAGTGCTCAAAAGTTCGAACAACAAGGTTTAAAACCTTATGTGTACAAGAAGCGCGGGTTTCCGGTTGTCACCAAGTATTTTGCACTCCCAGAAACCAGTTGGGATAATACCAATGACATCATAGAGAAAGCTTCTCTAGCGCTGAAAGTTGCAAGAACAGAGAAACAAAAGCAAGCCGAAACCAAACCAACGCGTTTGAAAGACTTGCCTAATTTACGTTTGGGTACAGAAAGAATGCTCAAAAAAGCAGGAATCTCTTCCGTTCAGGAGTTACAAAACTTCGGTTCTGTTGAAGCCTTCAAAGCCATCAAGCAGACTCATTCAAGCGATGTTGGCTTAGAGCTACTATGGGCTCTAGAGGGTGCAATTAATGGCACTCACTGGTCCGTGATTCCTCAAGATAGACGTGATGAATTAATGAAACGCTTAAGTTAG
- the purR gene encoding HTH-type transcriptional repressor PurR → MATIKDVARLAGVSTTTVSHVINKTRFVAETTQEKVKKAVEELNYAPSAVARSLKCNTTRTIGMLVTQSSNPFFAEVVDGVESYCYRQGYTLILCNTGGIYEKQRDYIRMLAEKRVDGILVMCSDLTEDLREMLDAHSSIPKVIMDWGPESSQADKIIDNSEEGGYLATKYLLDNGHTDIACLTGHEEKVACIERVIGYKRALREYDIEFKQERILVGNFECDTAVLAADKILAMENRPTAVFCFNDLMALGVISRLQENGVRVPDDISIIGYDNIELSGYFSPPLTTVHQPKRRVGKTAFEILLQRIKDKEHDKRIFEMHPEIVERSSVKKLN, encoded by the coding sequence ATGGCCACTATTAAAGATGTCGCACGACTTGCCGGAGTATCAACTACAACGGTTTCGCATGTTATAAATAAAACACGCTTTGTTGCTGAAACTACACAAGAGAAAGTTAAAAAAGCAGTAGAAGAACTAAACTATGCACCGAGCGCTGTTGCACGTAGCTTAAAGTGCAACACGACTCGTACTATAGGTATGTTAGTTACACAGTCTTCTAATCCATTCTTTGCAGAAGTCGTCGATGGCGTTGAAAGTTACTGTTATCGCCAAGGCTACACGTTGATCTTGTGCAACACCGGCGGGATATATGAAAAGCAACGGGATTATATTCGTATGCTTGCTGAGAAGCGTGTAGATGGCATCTTGGTCATGTGCTCAGATTTAACTGAAGATCTTCGTGAAATGCTTGATGCGCACTCATCCATTCCAAAAGTGATCATGGATTGGGGTCCAGAGAGTTCCCAAGCCGATAAGATAATAGATAACTCTGAGGAAGGTGGTTACTTAGCGACAAAATATCTTTTAGACAATGGTCATACCGATATTGCCTGTCTTACTGGCCATGAAGAAAAAGTGGCTTGTATTGAACGGGTCATTGGCTACAAGCGAGCGCTGAGAGAATACGATATTGAATTCAAGCAAGAACGCATACTTGTCGGCAACTTCGAATGTGATACCGCTGTCTTAGCGGCGGACAAGATCCTTGCTATGGAAAACAGACCAACAGCCGTTTTCTGCTTTAATGATCTTATGGCACTCGGGGTCATTAGCCGTCTTCAAGAGAACGGTGTCCGTGTTCCTGATGACATTTCGATCATTGGATACGACAATATTGAGCTATCAGGATACTTTTCTCCTCCTCTGACAACCGTCCACCAGCCTAAGCGCCGAGTGGGTAAAACGGCATTTGAAATCCTTCTCCAAAGAATCAAAGACAAAGAACACGATAAACGCATCTTCGAGATGCATCCTGAAATCGTAGAGAGAAGTTCTGTTAAAAAGTTAAATTAA
- the torD gene encoding molecular chaperone TorD, whose translation MQETKAFNEKRAEIYWWLSSLFAHELKQEELEHYHTAEIRGFISGLAENETLKPAAQQLIESLNKLQDREDAQLELAADFCGLFLTTDKKAALPYASIYKSGLLNDEPAKQMESLLREKGVSLLEGFNEPADHLAIQLDFLGNLIIRSNELKTNEQFEDALREQLWFINTHLMTWLPIFNKNCKNYDGFGFYAALSQLLVSFVELDRQYISGE comes from the coding sequence ATGCAAGAAACAAAAGCATTCAACGAAAAGCGCGCAGAGATTTACTGGTGGCTTTCTAGCCTTTTTGCTCATGAACTGAAACAAGAAGAGTTGGAGCATTACCACACGGCTGAAATCAGGGGCTTCATTAGCGGTCTTGCAGAAAACGAAACCTTAAAACCGGCGGCTCAGCAACTTATCGAATCCCTGAATAAACTCCAAGATAGAGAAGATGCTCAGTTAGAACTCGCTGCGGATTTTTGTGGCCTATTTCTGACCACAGATAAAAAAGCGGCCTTGCCATACGCCTCAATCTACAAATCTGGTCTGCTCAATGATGAACCAGCGAAACAAATGGAATCATTGTTAAGAGAAAAAGGTGTCTCTTTGCTAGAGGGGTTTAACGAGCCAGCAGATCACCTCGCCATTCAATTGGACTTTTTGGGTAACCTCATTATTCGCTCAAACGAATTAAAAACGAACGAGCAGTTTGAAGATGCACTGCGAGAACAGCTGTGGTTCATAAATACGCATCTCATGACTTGGCTTCCAATATTTAACAAGAACTGCAAAAATTATGATGGCTTTGGGTTCTACGCAGCTTTGTCACAATTGCTTGTGAGTTTTGTCGAACTAGACCGCCAATATATTTCTGGCGAGTAA
- the torR gene encoding two-component system response regulator TorR, which yields MSYHVLVVEDDVVTRSKLVGYFQNEGYQVSEAESGEQMRAILEEQSVDLVMLDINLPGEDGLMLTRELRSQSDIGIILVTGRTDSIDKIVGLEMGADDYVTKPFELRELLVRVKNLLWRISAARHAPAKEDRKEESGQLIRFGEWTFDIQRRALSRNGEPVKLTKAEYELLVALSSHPNKVLSRERILNMISHRVDAPNDRTIDVLIRRMRAKMEFDPKNPQIFVTVHGEGYMFAGD from the coding sequence ATGAGCTATCACGTATTAGTCGTAGAAGACGATGTGGTTACCCGTAGCAAGCTGGTGGGCTATTTCCAGAACGAAGGCTATCAAGTTAGCGAAGCTGAAAGTGGCGAGCAAATGCGCGCAATTTTAGAAGAGCAATCTGTTGATTTAGTCATGCTGGATATTAACTTACCAGGCGAAGACGGGCTAATGCTGACTCGTGAACTACGCAGTCAATCTGATATAGGGATCATCCTCGTCACAGGACGCACGGATAGCATTGATAAAATTGTCGGCCTAGAAATGGGTGCCGATGATTACGTGACAAAACCTTTTGAGCTTAGAGAGCTTCTGGTTAGAGTAAAAAATTTGTTGTGGAGAATTTCCGCTGCACGTCATGCTCCAGCGAAAGAAGACAGAAAAGAAGAATCTGGGCAACTAATCCGTTTTGGAGAGTGGACGTTTGATATCCAACGTCGTGCACTTAGCCGTAATGGCGAACCTGTTAAACTGACCAAAGCCGAGTACGAGTTGCTTGTGGCTTTGTCTTCACACCCAAACAAGGTTCTTAGCCGAGAACGTATATTAAACATGATTAGCCATCGTGTTGATGCGCCTAATGATAGAACCATTGATGTTTTGATTCGTCGAATGAGAGCTAAGATGGAGTTCGATCCGAAAAATCCACAGATTTTTGTCACCGTGCACGGTGAAGGTTACATGTTTGCTGGAGATTGA
- the elyC gene encoding envelope biogenesis factor ElyC: protein MFELKKVFSALLMPLPGFLIIGVVGLLLVMFTLKRGTGCFLIFVSFTGIFLSSFQPVASGLLMPMERQHKGFLPIEGTVDYVMVLGSGHVVDDDIPPTSELSRTALMRLSEGIRILRMYPGAKLILSGYAGGSEISNARMMAKVALALGVAKPDIILLETAKDTWEEARQASVFVNNKELVLVTSASHMTRALREFNDAGIDPVPAPTNFLASNGTMQPWNKYRPQAKYLEWTETYWHERLGLWWQTLRDFATNSNAQLNEAS, encoded by the coding sequence CTGAAAAAAGTGTTTTCTGCGCTGCTGATGCCACTCCCGGGGTTTTTAATAATTGGTGTGGTGGGGCTATTGTTGGTCATGTTCACCTTAAAAAGAGGAACTGGCTGTTTTTTGATTTTCGTGTCTTTCACTGGCATTTTCCTTTCTTCTTTCCAACCTGTTGCCAGTGGACTATTGATGCCGATGGAGCGTCAACACAAAGGCTTTCTACCTATAGAAGGCACTGTTGACTATGTGATGGTGTTGGGAAGCGGCCACGTTGTTGATGATGATATTCCACCAACATCGGAATTAAGCCGAACGGCATTAATGCGGTTATCCGAAGGTATTCGCATTCTTAGGATGTATCCCGGTGCAAAATTGATTTTGTCTGGCTACGCTGGTGGCTCTGAGATCAGTAATGCTCGAATGATGGCGAAAGTAGCACTCGCATTAGGCGTCGCAAAACCCGATATCATTCTTTTGGAGACAGCAAAAGATACGTGGGAAGAAGCAAGACAAGCTTCCGTGTTTGTAAATAACAAAGAACTGGTACTTGTCACTTCGGCAAGCCATATGACACGTGCACTGCGTGAATTTAATGATGCGGGTATTGACCCCGTTCCAGCACCTACGAACTTTCTGGCTTCCAATGGCACGATGCAGCCATGGAACAAGTATCGCCCTCAAGCTAAATACTTGGAATGGACAGAAACGTATTGGCATGAACGTTTGGGGCTTTGGTGGCAAACCCTTCGAGATTTTGCGACTAACTCCAACGCACAGCTCAATGAAGCTTCTTAA